In one window of Kitasatospora sp. MMS16-BH015 DNA:
- a CDS encoding Ppx/GppA phosphatase family protein, with product MTTTRVAAIDCGTNSIRLLVADLDLATGTVTDLDRRMVINRLGQGVDKTGRLHPDALARTFEACRTYAQVISSYGVGSDRIRLVATSASRDAENASEFTQGVKEILGVEPEVVSGEEEAHLSFVGATKELSGEAVRPPYLVFDLGGGSTEFVRGSSDVAAARSVDIGCVRLTERHFGGTELPTPAQVEAARADVRAALDLAAETVDLTSPATLVGLAGTVTTVAGIALDLPAYDSEAVHHSRIPLASVRAVTERLLAASHAERAAIPVMHPGRVDVIAAGAVVLLEIMERTGASEVVVSEHDILDGIAWSLVQAR from the coding sequence GTGACCACCACCCGGGTCGCCGCGATCGACTGCGGCACCAACTCGATCCGCCTGCTCGTCGCGGACCTGGACCTCGCCACGGGCACCGTGACGGACCTGGACCGACGGATGGTCATCAACCGGCTGGGCCAGGGGGTCGACAAGACCGGCCGGCTGCACCCGGACGCGCTGGCGCGCACCTTCGAGGCCTGCCGCACCTACGCCCAGGTGATCTCCTCCTACGGTGTCGGCTCGGACCGGATCCGGCTGGTCGCCACCTCCGCCTCGCGGGACGCCGAGAACGCCTCGGAGTTCACCCAGGGGGTCAAGGAGATCCTGGGCGTGGAGCCCGAGGTGGTCAGCGGCGAGGAGGAGGCCCACCTCTCCTTCGTCGGCGCCACCAAGGAGCTCTCCGGCGAGGCCGTCCGCCCGCCCTACCTGGTCTTCGACCTCGGTGGCGGCTCCACCGAGTTCGTCCGGGGCAGCAGCGACGTGGCGGCGGCCCGCTCGGTGGACATCGGCTGTGTCCGGCTGACGGAGCGCCACTTCGGCGGCACCGAGCTGCCCACCCCGGCCCAGGTCGAGGCCGCCCGGGCCGACGTGCGGGCCGCGCTCGACCTGGCGGCCGAGACGGTCGACCTGACCAGCCCGGCCACCCTGGTCGGCCTGGCGGGCACCGTCACCACGGTCGCGGGCATCGCCCTCGACCTTCCCGCGTACGACTCCGAGGCCGTGCACCACTCCCGCATCCCGCTGGCCTCGGTGCGCGCCGTCACCGAGCGCCTGCTGGCCGCCTCGCACGCGGAGCGGGCGGCCATCCCCGTCATGCACCCGGGCCGGGTGGACGTGATCGCGGCGGGCGCCGTGGTGCTGCTGGAGATCATGGAGCGCACCGGCGCGAGCGAGGTCGTGGTGAGCGAGCACGACATCCTCGACGGCATCGCCTGGAGCCTGGTCCAGGCCCGCTGA
- a CDS encoding NAD(P)/FAD-dependent oxidoreductase: MSTTERPRILIVGGGYVGLYAAMRILKKMRYGEATVTVVDPRSYMTYLPFLPEAAGGNVAPRNLVAPLRSALKKAEVLTGAVTGVDHARKVATIAPAAGDPYELSFDYLVVATGSVSRTFPIPGLAEHGIGMKSVEEAISLRNHVMAQLDKAESTADPEVRRKALTFVVIGGGFAGIETVAEIEDMARDAAKLYKTVSRDDMRFIVVEAANRILPEMGPDLGLWTKEKLEERNIEIYIETSMDSCVDQHVVLKNGIEVDASTIVWTAGVKPNPVLANFGLPLGPRGHVDTAPTLQVQGFDYVWSAGDNAQVPDLAAGEGAWCPPNAQHACRQAVVLGDNVISGMRGFPQKEYKHKNLGAVAGLGLHKGVAILFGKYKLKGRPAWWFHRLYHGAMVPTMNRKIRVFTDWTLAMFLKRESVGLVQMENPFKEFQDAAGPAPKPVEAAAPAKELASK; encoded by the coding sequence ATGAGCACCACGGAGCGTCCTCGCATCCTCATTGTCGGCGGTGGTTACGTCGGCCTGTATGCCGCGATGCGCATCCTCAAGAAGATGCGCTACGGCGAAGCGACCGTCACGGTCGTGGACCCGCGGTCGTACATGACGTACCTGCCCTTCCTTCCCGAGGCGGCCGGCGGCAACGTCGCGCCCCGCAACCTCGTCGCGCCCCTGCGCAGCGCCCTCAAGAAGGCGGAGGTGCTCACCGGTGCGGTCACCGGTGTGGACCACGCCCGCAAGGTCGCCACCATCGCGCCCGCGGCCGGCGACCCCTACGAGCTGTCCTTCGACTACCTGGTCGTCGCCACCGGCTCGGTCTCCCGCACCTTCCCGATCCCCGGCCTGGCCGAGCACGGCATCGGCATGAAGTCGGTCGAAGAGGCGATCAGCCTCCGCAACCACGTCATGGCGCAGCTGGACAAGGCCGAGTCGACCGCCGACCCGGAGGTGCGCCGCAAGGCCCTCACCTTCGTGGTCATCGGTGGCGGCTTCGCCGGCATCGAGACGGTCGCCGAGATCGAGGACATGGCCCGCGACGCGGCCAAGCTCTACAAGACCGTCAGCCGTGACGACATGCGCTTCATCGTGGTGGAGGCGGCCAACCGCATCCTCCCCGAGATGGGCCCGGACCTCGGTCTGTGGACCAAGGAGAAGCTCGAAGAGCGCAACATCGAGATCTACATCGAGACCTCGATGGACTCCTGCGTCGACCAGCACGTGGTGCTGAAGAACGGCATCGAGGTCGACGCCTCCACCATCGTGTGGACGGCCGGCGTCAAGCCGAACCCGGTGCTGGCCAACTTCGGCCTCCCGCTGGGCCCGCGCGGCCACGTGGACACCGCCCCGACCCTCCAGGTCCAGGGCTTCGACTACGTCTGGTCGGCCGGCGACAACGCCCAGGTGCCTGACCTCGCCGCCGGCGAGGGCGCCTGGTGCCCGCCGAACGCCCAGCACGCCTGCCGCCAGGCGGTCGTCCTCGGTGACAACGTCATCTCCGGCATGCGGGGCTTCCCGCAGAAGGAGTACAAGCACAAGAACCTCGGTGCGGTCGCCGGTCTCGGCCTGCACAAGGGCGTGGCGATCCTCTTCGGCAAGTACAAGCTGAAGGGCCGTCCGGCCTGGTGGTTCCACCGCCTGTACCACGGCGCCATGGTCCCGACCATGAACCGCAAGATCCGGGTCTTCACCGACTGGACCCTCGCGATGTTCCTCAAGCGCGAGTCCGTCGGCCTGGTCCAGATGGAGAACCCGTTCAAGGAGTTCCAGGACGCGGCCGGTCCGGCGCCGAAGCCGGTCGAGGCCGCCGCTCCCGCCAAGGAGCTCGCCAGCAAGTAG
- a CDS encoding ABC transporter permease encodes MHRTALRNVLAHKGRLLMTALAIMLGTAFVAGTMVFSDTLGQAMKNSYAKSFTDVSVQVNDYSAGARASAKDKGQRSTAKLTDQTVAAIAALPGTEDARGVVTGFTGVADRKGKLIGEAWSAQATNFSPDASGKDPRYPMVEGRGPAKAGEIALDKETAATGGYKVGDKVRTANTGPATDSVLTGVFTTDDPQVSTGASLTLLDTATAQQQLLSPGQFSSIAVKAKPGVTEQALQDAVITKLPSNDHQFTVQTGKQLTDDQTQMIARSTDAMKTMLLAFAGISLFVGIFIIANTFTMLIAQRTKELALLRAVGASRRQVTNSVLVEALLIGLLASVAGLLAGIGIGAGMQALVHGLNPGMPTGDLVVSPTALIVAPVVGVLVTVLSAVLPAVRASRIAPVAAMSSGDQPATQKGLLVRNIIGFLIAGGGGALIAMGAGMGKDGRTAVGLGAGLALIGVFVLLPLLSRPVIALVGPLLAKLAGTPGKLARQNAVRNPRRTAATAAALTIGLTLVSALTVLGASVGGAVDKAVTSAMSADYDVKMANGMTMTPEMAAKIAKAPGVAAASPFNEVYWDVNGTSGSVNGIDADSAGRLLKPELTTGSLAALGQGQALISDAFAKSHGLAVGSALKIDAYGGSKGALTVGGVYRDNAMLAPVLVSNAQVQKLDPEAEIREVMVLGTNGTSAALQQSIMDATGNNPVVQVKTKQEIRDEFNQIITFALNMMYGLLAMSVLVAVLGVINTLAMSVFERKREIGMLRAIGLDRSGVKRMVRLESVVISLFGAAIGVALGCFCAWAVNGTLKDSLTGLTTVLPYGKLALFLALAGLVGFVAALWPARRAAKLDILDSIKTD; translated from the coding sequence ATGCATCGCACCGCACTGCGCAACGTGCTGGCCCACAAGGGCCGCCTGCTCATGACGGCGCTCGCCATCATGCTCGGCACCGCCTTCGTGGCGGGCACCATGGTCTTCTCCGACACGCTCGGCCAGGCCATGAAGAACAGCTACGCCAAGAGCTTCACCGACGTCTCCGTCCAGGTCAACGACTACTCGGCCGGGGCCAGGGCCTCCGCCAAGGACAAGGGCCAGCGCAGCACCGCCAAGCTCACCGACCAGACGGTGGCCGCGATAGCCGCCCTGCCGGGCACCGAGGACGCCCGCGGCGTGGTCACCGGCTTCACCGGCGTCGCCGACCGCAAGGGCAAGCTGATCGGTGAGGCCTGGTCGGCCCAGGCCACCAACTTCTCGCCGGACGCCTCCGGCAAGGACCCCCGGTACCCGATGGTCGAGGGCCGCGGCCCGGCCAAGGCCGGCGAGATCGCCCTCGACAAGGAGACGGCCGCCACCGGCGGGTACAAGGTCGGCGACAAGGTGCGCACCGCCAACACCGGCCCCGCCACCGACTCGGTGCTCACCGGCGTCTTCACCACCGACGACCCGCAGGTGAGCACCGGCGCCTCGCTCACCCTGCTCGACACCGCCACGGCCCAGCAGCAGCTGCTGTCGCCCGGTCAGTTCAGCAGCATCGCGGTCAAGGCCAAGCCCGGGGTCACCGAGCAGGCCCTCCAGGACGCGGTGATCACCAAGCTGCCGAGTAACGACCACCAGTTCACGGTGCAGACCGGCAAGCAGCTGACCGACGACCAGACCCAGATGATCGCCCGCAGCACCGACGCGATGAAGACCATGTTGCTGGCCTTCGCCGGCATCTCGCTCTTCGTCGGCATCTTCATCATCGCCAACACCTTCACCATGCTGATCGCCCAGCGGACGAAGGAGCTGGCCCTGCTCCGCGCGGTCGGCGCCAGCCGCCGCCAGGTCACCAACTCGGTGCTGGTGGAGGCCCTGCTGATCGGTCTGCTGGCCTCGGTGGCCGGTCTGCTCGCGGGCATCGGCATCGGCGCGGGCATGCAGGCCCTGGTGCACGGGCTCAACCCGGGCATGCCCACCGGTGACCTGGTGGTCTCCCCCACCGCGCTGATCGTCGCCCCGGTGGTCGGCGTCCTGGTCACCGTGCTCTCCGCCGTGCTGCCCGCCGTGCGCGCCTCCCGGATCGCCCCGGTGGCCGCGATGAGCAGCGGCGACCAGCCGGCCACCCAGAAGGGCCTGCTGGTCCGCAACATCATCGGCTTCCTGATCGCCGGTGGCGGCGGCGCGCTGATCGCGATGGGCGCCGGCATGGGCAAGGACGGCCGGACGGCGGTCGGCCTCGGCGCCGGCCTGGCCCTGATCGGCGTGTTCGTCCTGCTGCCGCTGCTCTCCCGCCCGGTGATCGCGCTGGTCGGCCCGCTGCTGGCCAAGCTGGCCGGCACCCCCGGCAAGCTCGCCCGGCAGAACGCGGTGCGCAACCCGCGCCGCACCGCCGCCACCGCCGCCGCCCTCACCATCGGTCTGACGCTGGTCAGCGCGCTCACCGTGCTCGGTGCCTCGGTCGGCGGGGCGGTCGACAAGGCCGTCACCAGCGCGATGTCCGCCGACTACGACGTCAAGATGGCCAACGGCATGACGATGACGCCGGAGATGGCGGCGAAGATCGCCAAGGCCCCCGGGGTGGCCGCCGCCAGCCCGTTCAACGAGGTCTACTGGGACGTCAACGGCACCTCCGGCTCGGTCAACGGCATCGACGCCGACAGCGCCGGTCGCCTGCTCAAGCCCGAGCTGACCACCGGTTCGCTGGCCGCCCTCGGCCAGGGCCAGGCCCTGATCAGCGACGCGTTCGCCAAGAGCCACGGCCTGGCCGTCGGCTCCGCCCTGAAGATCGACGCCTACGGCGGCTCCAAGGGTGCGCTGACCGTCGGCGGCGTCTACCGGGACAACGCGATGCTCGCCCCGGTCCTGGTCTCCAACGCCCAGGTGCAGAAGCTGGATCCGGAGGCCGAGATCCGCGAGGTGATGGTGCTCGGCACCAACGGCACCTCCGCCGCCCTCCAGCAGTCGATCATGGACGCCACCGGCAACAACCCGGTGGTCCAGGTCAAGACCAAGCAGGAGATCCGCGACGAGTTCAACCAGATCATCACCTTCGCGCTGAACATGATGTACGGCCTGCTGGCGATGTCCGTCCTGGTCGCCGTGCTCGGCGTGATCAACACGCTGGCGATGTCCGTCTTCGAGCGCAAGCGCGAGATCGGCATGCTGCGCGCGATCGGTCTCGACCGCAGCGGCGTCAAGCGGATGGTCCGGCTGGAGTCGGTGGTGATCTCGCTCTTCGGTGCGGCGATCGGCGTGGCCCTCGGCTGCTTCTGTGCCTGGGCGGTCAACGGCACCCTCAAGGACAGCCTCACCGGTCTGACCACCGTGCTGCCCTACGGCAAGCTCGCGCTCTTCCTGGCCCTGGCCGGCCTGGTCGGCTTCGTGGCGGCCCTGTGGCCCGCCCGCCGGGCCGCCAAGCTGGACATCCTCGACAGCATCAAGACCGACTGA
- a CDS encoding ABC transporter ATP-binding protein, with protein sequence MSTTTASAVHTGQAAARAAGLHKVYGEGETRVVALDDVSVVFPQGQFTAIMGPSGSGKSTLMHCMAGLDTVSSGSSMIGDTELVGLKDKQLTKLRRDHIGFIFQAFNLLPTLTALENITLPMDIAGRKVDRAWLDRVVDTVGLSGRLSHRPSQLSGGQQQRVACARALASKPDIVFADEPTGNLDSRSGAEILSFLRNSVRELGQTVVMVTHDPVAASYADRVIFLADGRVVDELLSPTADSVLDRMRRFDAKGRTS encoded by the coding sequence GTGAGCACGACGACCGCGTCCGCCGTCCACACCGGCCAGGCGGCCGCCCGCGCAGCCGGCCTGCACAAGGTCTACGGCGAGGGCGAGACGCGGGTCGTCGCGCTGGACGACGTCTCCGTGGTGTTCCCGCAGGGGCAGTTCACCGCGATCATGGGGCCCTCGGGCTCCGGCAAGTCCACGCTGATGCACTGCATGGCCGGGCTGGACACGGTCTCCTCCGGCTCCTCGATGATCGGCGACACCGAGCTGGTCGGGCTCAAGGACAAGCAGCTCACCAAGCTGCGCCGCGACCACATCGGCTTCATCTTCCAGGCGTTCAACCTGCTGCCCACCCTGACGGCCCTGGAGAACATCACCCTCCCGATGGACATCGCCGGTCGCAAGGTCGACCGCGCCTGGCTCGACCGGGTGGTCGACACGGTCGGCCTCTCCGGCCGACTCTCGCACCGCCCCAGCCAGCTCTCCGGTGGTCAGCAGCAGCGCGTGGCCTGCGCCCGGGCCCTGGCGAGCAAGCCCGACATCGTCTTCGCCGACGAGCCCACCGGCAACCTCGACTCCCGCTCGGGCGCCGAGATCCTCTCCTTCCTGCGCAACTCGGTCCGCGAGCTCGGCCAGACGGTCGTGATGGTCACCCACGACCCGGTGGCCGCCTCCTACGCGGACCGCGTGATCTTCCTCGCCGACGGCCGCGTCGTGGACGAGCTGCTCAGCCCCACCGCCGACAGCGTCCTGGACCGCATGCGCCGCTTCGACGCCAAGGGCCGCACCAGCTGA
- a CDS encoding Bax inhibitor-1/YccA family protein, giving the protein MRSSNPVFSREGSFTRDTGYAGFDTTQRPAAGAPQAGGPYAQNPYGQNPYAQNPYGAPADLTDQQLAEMYQAPSAGPLQTGRMTMDDVVARTALTLLTLVAGGAVAWFALPMANYGIATVAALIAFAVGMVISFKRSVSPALILTYAALEGFFLGAITKAINATLPGIAIQAVLGTAAVFAAMLFAYKSGRIRVTPRYTRIGLSIAMGFLLLLLVNMVASLFGADMGLRAGPLGILVGLLGIGLGAFFLSLDFAEIEAGIQGGAPQEESWRAAFGLTLSLVWIYLEMLRLIAILRGDD; this is encoded by the coding sequence ATGAGGAGCAGCAACCCGGTCTTCTCGCGGGAGGGATCCTTCACCCGCGACACCGGATACGCGGGATTCGACACCACCCAGCGGCCGGCCGCGGGCGCCCCCCAGGCGGGCGGTCCCTACGCGCAGAACCCCTACGGCCAGAACCCGTACGCGCAGAACCCGTACGGTGCACCCGCCGACCTGACGGACCAGCAGCTGGCCGAGATGTACCAGGCCCCCTCGGCGGGCCCGCTGCAGACCGGCCGGATGACCATGGACGACGTGGTCGCCCGCACCGCCCTCACCCTGCTCACCCTGGTCGCCGGCGGCGCCGTCGCCTGGTTCGCACTGCCGATGGCCAACTACGGCATCGCCACGGTGGCCGCCCTGATCGCCTTCGCGGTCGGCATGGTGATCAGCTTCAAGCGGAGCGTCAGCCCCGCCCTGATCCTCACCTACGCCGCCCTGGAGGGCTTCTTCCTGGGCGCGATCACCAAGGCGATCAACGCGACGCTGCCCGGCATCGCCATCCAGGCCGTGCTCGGCACCGCAGCGGTCTTCGCCGCGATGCTGTTCGCCTACAAGAGCGGCCGGATCCGCGTCACGCCCCGGTACACCCGGATCGGCCTGAGCATCGCGATGGGCTTCCTGCTGCTGCTCCTGGTCAACATGGTGGCCTCGCTCTTCGGCGCCGACATGGGCCTGCGGGCCGGCCCGCTGGGCATCCTGGTCGGCCTGCTCGGCATCGGCCTGGGTGCCTTCTTCCTCTCGCTGGACTTCGCCGAGATCGAGGCCGGCATCCAGGGAGGCGCCCCCCAGGAGGAGTCCTGGCGGGCCGCCTTCGGGCTCACCCTCTCGCTGGTCTGGATCTACCTGGAGATGCTGCGGCTGATCGCGATCCTGCGCGGCGACGACTGA
- a CDS encoding acetyl-CoA C-acetyltransferase, with protein MPEAVIVSAARSPIGRAFKGSLKDVRPDDLTAQIIGAALAKVPELDPRQIDDLMLGCGLPGGEQGHNLARIIAVQMGMDYLPGATITRYCSSSLQTTRMALHAIKAGEGDIFISAGVETVSRSINGTSDGMPDTQNPFFADALARTAKRAEEGGGEWHDPREDGLVPDAYIAMGQTAENLAALKGISRAEQDAFGVRSQNLAEAAIKAGFWQREITPVTTPDGTVVSADDGPRAGVTLEAVSGLKPVFRPDGTVTAGNCCPLNDGAAALVIMSDTKARELGITPLARVVSTGVSALSPEIMGYGPVEASKQALQRAGLSISDIDLVEINEAFAAQVIPSYQALGIDLDRLNVNGGAIAVGHPFGMTGARITTTLINSLQWHDKQFGLETMCVGGGQGMAMVIERLS; from the coding sequence ATGCCCGAAGCCGTCATCGTCAGCGCCGCCCGTTCGCCGATCGGCCGGGCCTTCAAGGGCTCGCTCAAGGACGTCCGCCCGGACGACCTGACCGCCCAGATCATCGGCGCCGCCCTGGCGAAGGTGCCCGAGCTCGACCCGCGCCAGATCGACGACCTGATGCTCGGCTGCGGCCTGCCGGGGGGCGAGCAGGGCCACAACCTGGCCCGCATCATCGCGGTCCAGATGGGCATGGACTACCTCCCGGGCGCCACCATCACCCGGTACTGCTCCTCCTCGCTGCAGACCACCCGGATGGCGCTGCACGCGATCAAGGCCGGCGAGGGCGACATCTTCATCTCGGCCGGTGTCGAGACCGTCTCCCGCTCGATCAACGGCACCTCGGACGGCATGCCGGACACCCAGAACCCGTTCTTCGCGGACGCGCTGGCCCGCACCGCCAAGCGCGCCGAGGAGGGCGGCGGCGAGTGGCACGACCCGCGCGAGGACGGGCTCGTCCCGGACGCCTACATCGCGATGGGCCAGACCGCGGAGAACCTGGCGGCGCTCAAGGGCATCTCCCGGGCCGAGCAGGACGCCTTCGGCGTCCGCTCGCAGAACCTCGCCGAGGCCGCCATCAAGGCCGGCTTCTGGCAGCGCGAGATCACCCCGGTGACCACCCCGGACGGCACCGTGGTCTCGGCCGACGACGGCCCGCGCGCCGGCGTCACCCTCGAGGCCGTCTCCGGCCTCAAGCCGGTCTTCCGCCCGGACGGCACCGTCACGGCCGGCAACTGCTGCCCGCTGAACGACGGCGCCGCCGCCCTGGTGATCATGTCCGACACCAAGGCCCGCGAGCTCGGCATCACCCCGCTCGCCCGAGTGGTCTCCACCGGCGTCTCCGCCCTCTCCCCCGAGATCATGGGCTACGGCCCGGTCGAGGCCTCCAAGCAGGCCCTCCAGCGGGCCGGCCTGTCGATCTCCGACATCGACCTGGTGGAGATCAACGAGGCGTTCGCCGCCCAGGTGATCCCCTCCTACCAGGCCCTGGGTATCGACCTGGACCGCCTCAACGTCAACGGCGGCGCGATCGCCGTCGGCCACCCCTTCGGCATGACCGGCGCCCGGATCACCACCACGCTGATCAACTCCCTCCAGTGGCACGACAAGCAGTTCGGCCTGGAGACCATGTGCGTGGGCGGCGGCCAGGGCATGGCGATGGTGATCGAGCGACTGAGCTGA